One segment of Marvinbryantia formatexigens DSM 14469 DNA contains the following:
- a CDS encoding iron-containing alcohol dehydrogenase, translated as MNEFTFSVPQNIIAGKGCLTKLPELVKKLGADHAFIISGPHLNRMGLVDTCRRLLQESHIQSDAFTETEGNPSVETVDKAAEAFRRSGAQCMIALGGGSPMDVAKAAGILVKYGGSITEYEGGGKVPGKIVPLIAVPTTAGTGSEVTAFSVITDCSRNYKLTVFSYELIPEYALLDPELLVSVPSNVAAACGVDAMVHAIEAYISTAASPFSDAMAEKALELIGGNIRRYVANRKDEEAAAAMLSGSMFAGIAFSWARLGNVHAMSHPVSAMYHVPHGVANAILLPVVMEYNALADRGRYRKIYSYITGKNVKKEEFEPQMLTEALRELNRELGIPESLREVGVGEERIAAMAADAMKSGNILVNPRSTEQKDVEMLYRKAFTKV; from the coding sequence ATGAATGAGTTTACGTTTTCCGTACCGCAGAATATTATTGCGGGCAAGGGATGTCTCACAAAATTACCGGAGCTTGTGAAAAAGCTGGGTGCGGACCATGCATTTATTATTTCCGGTCCGCATCTGAACAGGATGGGACTGGTGGACACATGCAGGAGGCTTTTGCAGGAATCACATATTCAGTCAGATGCATTTACAGAGACAGAAGGAAACCCGTCTGTTGAAACGGTGGATAAAGCGGCAGAAGCATTCCGAAGGTCCGGCGCGCAATGCATGATAGCGCTTGGCGGCGGCTCGCCGATGGATGTGGCAAAAGCGGCAGGTATCCTGGTAAAATACGGGGGAAGTATTACAGAATATGAGGGCGGCGGAAAGGTACCGGGGAAAATTGTTCCGCTGATTGCAGTGCCGACTACAGCGGGGACCGGCTCGGAGGTGACAGCCTTTTCCGTAATTACGGATTGCAGCAGAAATTATAAATTAACGGTTTTCAGCTATGAGTTAATTCCGGAGTATGCGCTGCTGGATCCGGAGCTGCTGGTTTCCGTACCGTCAAATGTTGCGGCAGCCTGCGGTGTTGACGCGATGGTTCATGCAATAGAAGCTTATATCTCGACAGCGGCGTCCCCGTTTTCCGATGCGATGGCGGAAAAAGCGCTGGAGCTGATTGGCGGAAATATACGAAGATATGTGGCGAACAGAAAAGATGAAGAGGCGGCTGCCGCCATGCTAAGCGGCTCTATGTTTGCGGGCATTGCATTTTCCTGGGCAAGACTGGGAAATGTACATGCGATGAGCCATCCGGTAAGTGCGATGTATCATGTGCCGCATGGAGTGGCGAATGCGATACTGCTGCCGGTCGTTATGGAATATAATGCTCTGGCGGACCGGGGAAGATATCGGAAAATATACAGTTATATTACCGGTAAAAATGTGAAAAAAGAAGAATTTGAACCGCAGATGCTGACAGAAGCGCTCCGGGAGCTGAACAGGGAACTGGGAATCCCGGAATCTCTGCGGGAAGTGGGGGTCGGGGAGGAACGGATAGCAGCAATGGCGGCTGACGCAATGAAGAGCGGCAACATTCTGGTAAATCCAAGAAGCACGGAGCAGAAGGATGTGGAGAT
- a CDS encoding aminotransferase class III-fold pyridoxal phosphate-dependent enzyme gives MMKSMYERCMEVMPAVAKRATTLGVTGSEGAYLYTEDGRRLLDFASGVAVNNIGCRNERVVAAIKDELDNMIHVGHNVVYYESYVALAEKLVELTGGDTKVYFSNSGAEANEGAIKLAKYVTKRPGIISFRNSFHGRTLAAVSITGSNAAYRKYYEPLLPAVYWADYANCYRCPFGQKKGKCHMECLGQFEQIFHKMIDPECVAAIIVEPVQGEGGYIVPGKAFLEGLRAICDKYGILLIFDEVQTGIGRTGELYAYQTFGVKPDILTSAKALGGGIPLSAIIARKEIMDKWPAGAHGGTFGGNPLACRAGLETLKIIEEEHLLENCRKMGAYFLEKLQALQKKHPEAIGDVRGAGLMVAMELVTRPQKTDAEKVPEGQAYGTTDMGTALKPDAALTAKIQSKALERNLVLLTCGADHNVVRFIPPLIVKKEEIDFAVAVVDDILQEEGR, from the coding sequence ATGATGAAGAGCATGTATGAGAGATGTATGGAGGTAATGCCTGCCGTTGCAAAACGTGCGACGACGCTGGGGGTAACAGGTTCTGAGGGAGCATATCTGTATACAGAGGACGGGAGACGGCTTCTGGACTTTGCAAGCGGAGTTGCCGTGAACAACATCGGATGCCGCAATGAACGGGTAGTTGCAGCGATTAAAGACGAACTGGACAATATGATACATGTGGGGCATAACGTCGTGTATTATGAATCTTATGTTGCACTGGCGGAAAAGCTGGTGGAGCTGACCGGTGGTGACACAAAGGTATATTTCAGCAATTCCGGTGCGGAAGCAAATGAGGGGGCAATCAAGCTGGCGAAATATGTCACAAAAAGACCGGGGATTATCAGCTTCCGGAATTCCTTTCACGGCCGCACGCTGGCGGCAGTATCCATTACCGGTTCCAATGCGGCGTACCGGAAATATTATGAACCGCTGCTTCCGGCAGTTTACTGGGCGGATTATGCGAACTGCTACCGCTGTCCGTTCGGACAGAAAAAAGGAAAATGTCACATGGAATGTCTGGGACAGTTTGAACAGATTTTCCATAAAATGATAGATCCGGAATGTGTGGCGGCAATCATTGTGGAACCGGTGCAGGGAGAGGGCGGATATATTGTTCCGGGAAAAGCATTCCTTGAGGGGCTGCGGGCAATATGTGATAAATATGGTATTCTGCTGATTTTCGATGAGGTGCAGACCGGTATTGGAAGAACCGGGGAACTGTATGCATATCAGACCTTTGGCGTAAAGCCGGACATCTTGACCTCTGCCAAGGCGCTTGGCGGCGGGATTCCGCTTTCGGCAATTATTGCCAGAAAAGAGATTATGGATAAATGGCCTGCCGGAGCGCATGGCGGAACCTTTGGCGGCAATCCGCTTGCCTGTCGTGCCGGTCTGGAAACACTGAAGATAATAGAGGAGGAGCATCTGCTGGAAAACTGCCGGAAAATGGGAGCGTATTTTCTGGAAAAACTGCAGGCGCTTCAGAAAAAGCATCCGGAGGCAATCGGGGATGTGCGCGGAGCGGGGCTTATGGTGGCTATGGAGCTGGTGACACGTCCTCAAAAAACGGATGCGGAAAAAGTGCCGGAAGGACAGGCATACGGAACTACAGATATGGGGACAGCGTTGAAGCCGGATGCGGCGCTGACTGCCAAAATTCAGTCAAAAGCGCTGGAGCGGAATCTGGTGCTTCTGACCTGCGGGGCGGACCATAATGTTGTTCGTTTTATCCCGCCGCTTATTGTAAAAAAAGAGGAAATTGATTTTGCAGTCGCTGTGGTGGACGACATTTTGCAGGAAGAGGGGAGATAG
- a CDS encoding amino acid ABC transporter permease codes for MAQILRILSTYRVLLWNGTKITLLISVMTIILGLICGTLMAFMRISKSPVLRSIAAAYVEFIRGTPVLVQIFIVYYGLPMMGIEIPSIMFGGVDISRLLSGTVALSVNSTAYICEIVRSGIQSIDIGQTEGAMALGLNGRRRMWYVILPQAIKNIIPALANEFVTVIKTSSQVSVIGIAELMYAADTIRGISFRPMEPLLIVAVIYFIITFSLSCVIRRIEKNMRRSSRS; via the coding sequence ATGGCACAGATTTTACGTATTTTATCAACATACAGAGTTTTGCTCTGGAATGGTACCAAAATTACACTTTTGATTTCCGTCATGACGATTATCCTTGGTCTGATTTGCGGAACGCTGATGGCGTTTATGCGTATCAGCAAATCCCCTGTTTTGCGGTCGATTGCGGCAGCTTATGTGGAATTCATACGCGGTACGCCCGTACTGGTACAGATTTTTATTGTGTATTACGGTTTGCCGATGATGGGGATAGAAATTCCTTCTATTATGTTTGGCGGCGTGGACATTTCACGACTCCTTTCCGGAACGGTTGCGTTAAGTGTCAACTCGACAGCGTATATCTGCGAGATTGTACGAAGCGGTATCCAGTCGATTGATATCGGACAGACGGAGGGCGCAATGGCGCTCGGTCTGAATGGAAGGAGACGCATGTGGTATGTGATTTTGCCGCAGGCGATAAAAAATATTATTCCGGCGCTTGCGAATGAATTTGTGACGGTGATTAAAACGTCTTCACAGGTTTCTGTGATAGGTATTGCAGAACTGATGTATGCGGCGGATACGATCCGGGGCATCAGCTTCCGTCCGATGGAACCGTTACTTATTGTTGCTGTGATTTATTTTATCATCACCTTTTCCCTGTCCTGCGTCATTCGCAGAATTGAAAAAAATATGCGCAGGAGCAGCAGAAGCTGA
- a CDS encoding amino acid ABC transporter ATP-binding protein: protein MKNPVIRIKDVSKNYGSLQVLKKINLDIMPGEVVAVIGPSGSGKSTLLRCMNAIEKVSGGEIWFKEQCITDRRVDYDLLRQKVGMVFQHFNLFPHMTVMKNILLSPVKVKKQPKDLMEKKALELLKKVGLEDKKDVYPEMLSGGQKQRIAIARALAMEPEILLFDEPTSALDPEMVGEVLSTMQELARTGMTMVVVTHEMGFAREVADRVVFMDEGIIMEKGTPQQVFEETQNERVQAFLKKML from the coding sequence ATGAAAAATCCGGTAATCAGAATAAAGGATGTATCAAAAAATTATGGCTCCCTGCAGGTCCTGAAAAAAATCAATCTGGATATTATGCCGGGAGAGGTGGTGGCTGTCATCGGTCCTTCCGGTTCCGGAAAGAGCACGCTTCTGCGGTGCATGAATGCGATTGAGAAGGTGAGCGGAGGAGAGATCTGGTTTAAGGAACAGTGTATCACGGACCGGCGTGTGGATTATGACCTGCTCAGACAGAAAGTGGGAATGGTTTTTCAGCATTTTAATTTGTTTCCTCATATGACGGTGATGAAAAATATCCTGCTGTCCCCGGTAAAGGTAAAGAAACAGCCGAAGGATCTGATGGAAAAGAAAGCTCTGGAGCTTTTGAAAAAGGTCGGGCTGGAGGATAAGAAGGATGTGTACCCGGAAATGCTGTCGGGCGGGCAGAAGCAGCGTATCGCCATTGCGCGGGCGCTGGCAATGGAGCCGGAGATCCTTCTTTTTGATGAACCGACCTCCGCGCTTGACCCGGAGATGGTCGGGGAAGTATTAAGTACCATGCAGGAGCTTGCCAGGACGGGCATGACGATGGTTGTTGTCACACATGAAATGGGATTTGCCAGGGAGGTCGCGGACCGCGTGGTCTTTATGGACGAGGGAATAATCATGGAAAAAGGAACCCCGCAGCAGGTGTTTGAGGAAACGCAGAACGAAAGGGTACAGGCGTTTTTGAAAAAGATGCTGTAA
- a CDS encoding transporter substrate-binding domain-containing protein, which yields MKKRNLAAAAMSGILAAAMLAGIPVYAEGTTEAAGETEITTEAAEAAEETEAEGTGEGGLLESIKEKGKLVVGTASGYPPYEFIDITSANQDIVGIDMELAQAIADKLGVELEIQDMNFTSLISSIPTHKVDMAIAGISITEERKETMDFSEPYLEAEQKMLILSENADKYKTLEDFSGETVAAEKSTTQETVCQELLTDSPLVSLEKVPDCLMELQNGKVAGVMVENIVGEQYVIAYDNIVFSDAETGKLKTSAVAMDKGNEDLMEIVNEVIKENQENGNFDKWVEEYSEKAASNAQQ from the coding sequence ATGAAGAAAAGAAATTTGGCAGCAGCGGCAATGAGTGGCATTCTGGCGGCAGCTATGCTGGCGGGCATTCCGGTTTACGCGGAAGGCACAACGGAAGCGGCAGGGGAAACAGAGATTACAACAGAGGCAGCAGAGGCTGCGGAGGAAACAGAGGCTGAAGGAACCGGAGAAGGAGGGCTTCTGGAATCTATAAAAGAAAAAGGCAAGCTGGTAGTAGGAACGGCATCGGGGTACCCGCCGTATGAATTTATAGACATCACATCTGCAAATCAGGACATTGTCGGCATAGATATGGAGCTGGCACAGGCGATTGCAGATAAGCTGGGAGTGGAGCTGGAAATACAGGATATGAACTTTACTTCTCTGATTTCCTCTATTCCGACGCATAAGGTAGATATGGCGATTGCCGGTATTTCCATTACAGAAGAGAGAAAAGAAACGATGGATTTCTCGGAACCGTATCTGGAAGCAGAACAGAAAATGCTGATTTTAAGTGAAAATGCGGATAAATATAAGACGCTGGAGGACTTTAGCGGTGAAACGGTTGCTGCTGAAAAATCTACCACGCAGGAGACTGTCTGCCAGGAGCTGCTTACGGATTCCCCGCTGGTATCTCTGGAAAAAGTGCCTGATTGTCTGATGGAGCTTCAGAACGGAAAGGTTGCAGGCGTTATGGTTGAAAATATTGTTGGGGAACAATATGTGATAGCTTACGATAACATTGTATTTTCGGATGCCGAAACAGGCAAGCTGAAAACATCCGCAGTGGCAATGGACAAAGGAAACGAAGACCTTATGGAAATTGTGAATGAGGTAATCAAAGAAAACCAGGAAAATGGAAACTTTGATAAGTGGGTAGAAGAATACAGTGAAAAAGCTGCTTCGAATGCACAGCAATAG
- a CDS encoding AAA family ATPase — protein sequence MNNYIITVTRQFGSLGRPIAKKLAEALGVAYYDRDIVDMTAKKLGVPLSVIGELEEAVQGRFFRMKYPLGMGTTDTQDTIFRTQRKIIRELAEQGPCVIVGRCADSILQEYPNCIHVFIYAPYEKRYETCLKEFHLQPDEAKKMILEVDKARERYHKAYAGYLPGDYRYKNIMIDSSVLGTEGTVKLLKSFVEEHFCTP from the coding sequence GTGAACAACTATATTATCACCGTGACAAGGCAGTTTGGAAGCCTTGGAAGACCGATTGCAAAAAAACTGGCGGAGGCTCTTGGTGTCGCATATTATGACAGAGACATTGTGGATATGACGGCCAAGAAGCTCGGTGTTCCGCTTTCTGTAATCGGAGAGCTGGAGGAAGCCGTCCAGGGGAGATTTTTCCGCATGAAATATCCCCTGGGAATGGGGACGACGGATACGCAGGATACCATTTTCCGCACGCAGAGGAAGATTATCCGGGAGCTCGCGGAGCAGGGACCATGCGTCATTGTAGGAAGATGCGCAGATAGTATTCTGCAGGAATATCCGAACTGCATACATGTTTTTATTTACGCGCCTTACGAAAAACGATATGAAACATGTCTCAAAGAATTTCACCTGCAGCCGGATGAGGCAAAGAAAATGATCCTGGAGGTGGATAAGGCAAGGGAACGCTATCACAAAGCCTATGCCGGATATCTGCCCGGAGACTATCGTTACAAAAACATTATGATAGATAGCAGTGTGCTTGGCACAGAGGGAACGGTAAAGCTTCTGAAAAGCTTTGTGGAAGAGCACTTCTGTACACCGTGA
- a CDS encoding dimethylarginine dimethylaminohydrolase family protein, which yields MATLQMYMDRSRIDNMFTSEVYGEVWGNEFGVDNSVGKIRKILIHRPGEELKQLAEGSYEEEAGARILKSRDGKRIRNYFKSHKLPDIGLMQEQHDRMAEILRNNGIEIFYLEDPSYYWTNLTFTRDVALMLPKGVVLTRFAMYFHQGDTCITQKFMAEQGIPIIGAIQGRGTVEGGSFSMLDAHTAIVGRSVRINDAGIEQLRTLLSYQDIELIVVDMPAYYIHLDEAFLPVDKDKILVSTFILPHWFLKMLKERGYQLIETDMEDPMLTNNCLALEPGKVLFSASGVKTRKNLEKAGVETIPVDISEINRLGGGIHCSTLPLWRMPVS from the coding sequence ATGGCAACCTTACAGATGTATATGGACAGGAGCAGAATTGACAATATGTTTACTTCGGAGGTATACGGGGAGGTCTGGGGTAATGAATTCGGAGTGGATAATTCTGTGGGCAAAATCAGGAAGATTTTGATACATCGTCCGGGAGAAGAATTAAAACAGCTTGCAGAAGGCTCTTATGAAGAGGAGGCAGGAGCCCGAATTTTAAAAAGCAGGGACGGAAAAAGAATCCGCAATTACTTTAAGTCACATAAACTTCCGGATATCGGGCTGATGCAGGAGCAGCATGACCGGATGGCAGAAATCCTCAGAAACAACGGAATTGAGATTTTTTATCTGGAAGATCCCTCTTATTACTGGACAAACCTCACATTTACCAGAGACGTTGCACTGATGCTGCCAAAGGGTGTTGTTCTCACAAGATTTGCGATGTATTTCCATCAGGGAGATACCTGCATCACACAAAAATTTATGGCGGAGCAGGGAATCCCGATTATCGGGGCAATCCAGGGCAGGGGCACGGTGGAGGGCGGTTCCTTCTCCATGCTCGATGCGCATACGGCAATCGTCGGACGCTCGGTACGGATTAATGATGCAGGTATTGAGCAGCTGCGCACGCTGCTGTCGTATCAGGATATTGAGCTGATTGTTGTGGATATGCCGGCATATTATATTCATCTGGACGAGGCGTTCCTGCCTGTTGATAAAGATAAGATACTGGTGAGCACCTTCATTTTGCCGCACTGGTTTCTGAAGATGCTGAAGGAAAGGGGATATCAGCTTATTGAAACGGACATGGAAGACCCGATGCTGACAAACAACTGCCTTGCGCTTGAGCCGGGAAAGGTATTGTTTTCCGCTTCCGGTGTGAAAACCAGAAAGAATCTGGAAAAAGCAGGAGTAGAAACGATACCGGTTGATATTTCGGAAATTAACAGACTGGGCGGTGGAATCCATTGTTCCACATTGCCGTTGTGGCGGATGCCGGTTTCATAA
- a CDS encoding hydroxyacid dehydrogenase, translating into MKVVITDYPDTMGRNLAYEEAILKRGLPGCETICYLYRGDKEELKRLVSDADAVLTAFLYFDKELLDSAPGMKCICFNATGYNAVDYEEACRRNIGIVPIGEYCTGEVADHTMALVLALARGLKHYGHDIDDLKRWQYYSGQRLRRISGMTMGILGLGKIGRAVADRAKSFGIRVIAYDPYLPAEIARKTGAELVSLPEIAERCHIITNHMILSEENRGLLDEKFFGSLKQCPIFVNTGRGEVVNHSALVKALDEGRMFGAGLDVLAQENPDLAQEELAGRENVIITPHAAFYTVETLKALQDISCENVVHYLRGEYDLVNRIVNRDRLVL; encoded by the coding sequence ATGAAGGTAGTGATTACGGATTATCCGGATACAATGGGGCGGAATCTGGCATATGAGGAAGCCATTCTGAAGAGAGGGCTTCCGGGATGTGAGACGATCTGCTATCTGTACAGAGGAGATAAGGAAGAGCTGAAGCGTCTGGTTTCGGACGCGGATGCGGTGCTGACGGCTTTTTTGTATTTTGATAAGGAGCTGCTGGACAGTGCGCCGGGGATGAAATGCATCTGCTTTAATGCTACCGGTTACAATGCGGTGGATTATGAAGAAGCGTGCAGACGGAATATCGGAATTGTGCCAATCGGGGAGTATTGTACCGGAGAGGTGGCAGACCACACGATGGCTCTGGTACTGGCGCTTGCCAGAGGGCTGAAGCATTACGGACATGACATTGACGATTTGAAACGGTGGCAGTATTATTCCGGACAGAGGCTGCGCAGAATCAGCGGAATGACGATGGGAATCCTGGGACTGGGAAAAATCGGAAGGGCGGTAGCGGATCGGGCAAAGAGCTTCGGGATTCGTGTGATAGCTTATGACCCTTATCTTCCGGCGGAAATTGCCAGGAAGACGGGAGCAGAGCTTGTGAGCCTGCCGGAAATTGCAGAAAGGTGTCATATTATTACAAATCACATGATATTAAGTGAAGAAAACAGAGGCTTACTGGATGAAAAATTTTTTGGAAGTCTGAAGCAGTGCCCGATTTTTGTCAACACAGGTCGCGGAGAAGTGGTAAATCATAGTGCGCTTGTAAAGGCTCTTGATGAGGGGCGCATGTTTGGAGCGGGTCTGGATGTGCTGGCGCAGGAGAATCCGGATCTGGCGCAGGAGGAGCTGGCAGGAAGGGAAAATGTTATCATCACTCCTCATGCTGCGTTTTATACGGTAGAAACACTGAAGGCGCTGCAGGATATTTCCTGCGAAAATGTCGTACATTATCTGAGAGGGGAGTATGACCTGGTGAATAGAATCGTAAACCGGGACAGACTGGTATTATAG